The window TGAGAGGGGTGGGGTTAACCCCTTCACTGCTGGGCACATCCAGAGGGGCCGCATTGACCTGAGAGGCTCTGGTTGGGTCCGTAGCAGGACTgccacttccccttccccacctagCCATGGGCCATTCCTAGCCACCTGGCGTGCTAGGCTGCatggggggtgggcaggcagcAAGGTCCAGTGGCTACACACTAGGGGACACTGAgtctattcccggctctgccgctgacccctttcccctcctgccctgtgtctgtctggtctaGTTAGTCTGGGGGGCCAGGGCTGCCTCTTACTCTGTGTCCGCTGAGCCCCCAGCACCCTGGGGCGCCACTCGCGGCTACTCCTCTAGCTGATACTGTGATTCTGACAATAACGGTGCATTGTGGGGTGCCAAGAATGCAGCTCCCAAGACTAGGTGCCAGCTGAGCTGGAAAGGACTCActggggaggcacagctgagATTGGGGGAGGCCTAGATTTGCAGGCCAGAGGgccacatgatttatgaggagaggctgagggaactgggattgtttagtctgaagaagagaagaatgaggggggatttgatagctgttttcaactacctgaagcggggttccaaagaggatggatctagactgtcctcagtggtaccagatgacagaacaaggagtaatggtctcaagttgcagtgggggaggtttaggttggatattaggaaacactatttcactaggagggtggggaagcactggaatgcgttacctagggaggtggtggaatctccttccttagaggtttttgaggcccggcttgacaaagccctggctgggatgatttagttggggttggtcctgctttgagcagggggttggactagatacctcctgaggtccttccaaccctgatagtctatgagtctatgacccGCCAGTCTTAGCCCTGGCAGAGCACAGGCCGGAGAGCCTCATCCAGTCATTCCTCCATCCAGCCCATagcttgtggttgagctagaggTTGTCATCTGAAAAGACTTCTGGTCCTGATTTAAAGATTCCAAGTGGTGGAGAATTTACCCCCTTCAGTGCTAATCTGTCCCAGGGGTTAATtgccctcgctgttaaaaatgtgcatcttgaTTATTACTCCTCACGTGTCTCTTCCAGCACCCCTAGCGGCCTTGCCGGGTACTGTACAGACCCCTGCCAGAcagcagccctgccccacagagccgTGGGCCAGGGCGCATTTGTCTAGCATCAGCTTCCAGCCGTTGGCACCAGCCTGGCTCATGAGCTCAGGGCCTCCCATTTCCCAGCCCCTTCCGCAGCCCTGCGGTAGCCTGGCTCTTGGCTTCCCCGCACCCATCCCGGGCCTGCCGTAAACCAAGTTAATCATTAATGGCAAGTATGGGTAAGAAATAAttccccagcccggcccagctccctgctcgcccacccagcccagccaggcccctcctgccctgatcccccacccagcccagccctctctTGTTCAGCTGTATTTCTTGTGGGCCGCATGTCAGAGtcgtctctccccctcccccatttcaatGTCCTGTGTCACCCGCCTGCGCCCTCCTAGGTCTAGGCTGATCCCTGAATTGGCATGAGCCAGGCGTGCTGTTTCCagccccccatcctccccccagTGTTGCTAGGTGGTGTTTTttgtaaagccccagctcctggagtcatgtgaacaCGTGGGACTCCCAATTCTCATGTATGCCAATCTCAGGCTGGTgcgtgctggggcaggggctgactcATGCCTTAGCAGGGAGAGCAGGGCTTGGACCAGGCGGCCGCTCGCTCTGAGCTAGCACACGGGGGAACACCTGTTGGTGGCAGCAGGCCAGGCGGTGTCTGCCGGGCCAGGGCACAGGAAGCAGCAAGCGTGAGgtgtggggaggcagggctgggcagggaggaggacGCTGGGAAGGAAGCTGCTTAGCAGGGACTTCCTTGAACCCTTTGCTCATTTTCCTGGCCTCAGCCACATGATGGGCCCCTGAGGCTGTCAGACGGCAAGGCCGGGGCCAGGCCTGCCAACGCGGCTCCgtggggagcccagctggggagtcATTAATACGGGAACGGGGGCATCTCCCCCCGTGCTGCCTGTGGATCAGTGGCTCAGTGGCACCAGATCTCCTGCAGGCAGAACTGCCCGGATTTCCAGAGGGCTCCGTcctcccccccatcagctctcccccACACTGGAGTAACCCCACTGGCATCAGCGGGACAGACCCAGCGTAAGGGAGCTGGGGTCCGGTCCCAGGCCTCTCTGTCAGACCGACCGACACTCAGTAACAGCAACAATCACAAACAGCAGAGCCCAGACCAAGCCCCGGAACAGATATGCCCCGacttgggatgggggagggccCCTGCCTAACGGGGCAAGTCACAATCTTGGCCCCAACTGCCAAGAAactgcagggctttggagccACGTTTTGCAGCTGGATCCATCGCTCATGATGCCCCCTGCGTCCAGCGAGGCTCTGGTTCCCCGCTGGCTGCCGGCCTCAGCCAGAGCCTCTCTGTCACCCCCAGCCGCCCTTAGGTCATCTGGCCCATGTGTTTTGAACCTCGTGAACCCGTCTGGGCCAAAGGTTCTGGGCAGGTCCCTCTTCTAGGGGAATCGCGTTAGCCTGGCACAAAAACAAAGAGCAACTCAGagaaagatttaaaatacatCTGGCCCAGAACCCAGAAGGGGGGGGCTGGGAAAGCCGCGTCCCTGCAGCAAGGCTACAGACAGTTAAAGATTAAAGGGGCCTTAATGAGTACATGGAACATCTGTCATGTCAAATCTATCAGCTCCGTCAGCCGAGTGCGGACTAGCCGGTGAATTCAAATGGTGGGAAACCACCGTCGAGATTTTTGATACAGACATagctagggccagattctgatttcagttacccTGGAGTAAATCTGGACCAAACCcatgaaatcagtggagtcatTTTGGGAtctatgctggtgtaactgagatcagaatctgtccctttgtgGACAGTGGGGACAAAGAAAATGACCTTCCTGAAATGAGTTTATGTGCTCACTACTCCGGGGAGCTACCCCCTGTGCAAACCAGCCTCTGACCTCAGCAGGGCATATGGGGGGTGTCTTTACACCGGGAGCTGgaagctgggctggggcagatctgaggcaggagaagaggaacagagtaagttccttgttcagtgtcgGAAGAAAGTGACTCTTTCTGTGAGGCGTTGCTCAGCCCGGTGCCCTGTCTCTGGCCGTGGACAATATCGGATGCTGcagaggcagatgtgggataatctgcccccacattAGAGGTTATCCTGATCTCTGAGAGCTAGAGGCTGGCTTAAGCCCTGGAGCACGTGGCTCAGCTGCCTGGTAGTGTGCACTGGCCCGGCTCTGGTTGTTAGCACTGGCCCGGCTCTGGTTGTTAGCACTGGCCCGGCTTTGGCTGTTAGCGCTGGCCCCGGCTCTGGTTGTTAGCACTGGCCCGGCTCTGGCTGTTAACACTGGCCCGGCTCTGGCTGTTAGCGCTGGCCCGGCTCTGGCGGTTAGCGCTGGCCTGGCTCTGGCTGTTAGCGCTGGCCCGGCTCTGGTTGTTACCACTGGCCCGGCTCTGGCTGTTAGCGCTGGCCCGGCTTTGGCTGTTAGCGCTGGCCCGGCTTTGGCTGTTACCGCTGGCCTGGCTCTGGTTGTTAGCACTGGCCCGGCTCTGGCTGTTAGCGCTGGCCCGGCTCTGGCTGTTAGCCCTGGCCCGGCTCTGGTTGTTAGCGCTGGCCCGGCTCTGGCTGTTAGCGCTGGCCCGGCTCTGGCTGTTAGCCCTGGCCCGGCTCTGGCTGTTAGCGCTGGCCCGGCTCTGGCGGTTAGCGCTGGCCCGGCTCTGGCTGTTAGCCCTGGCCCGGCTCTGGTTGTTAGCACTGGCCCGGCTCTGGCTGTTAGCCCTGGCCCGGCTCTGGCTGTTAGCGCTGGCCCGGCTCTGGCGGTTAGCGCTGGCCCGGTTATGGCTGTTAGCGCTGGCCTGGCTCTGGCGGTTAGCGCTGGCCTGGCTCTGGCTGTTAGCGCTGGCCCGGCTCTGGTTGTTACCACTGGCCCGGCTCTGGCTGTTAGCGCTGGCCCGGCTTTGGCTGTTAGCGCTGGCCCGGCTTTGGCTGTTACCGCTGGCCCGGCTCTGGCTGTTAGCACTGGCCCGGCTCTGGCTGTTAGCGCTGGCCCGGCTCTGGCTGTTACCGCTGGCCCGGCTCTGGCTGTTAGCGCTGGCCCGGCTCTGGCTGTTAGCGCTGGCCCGGCTCTGGCGGTTAGCGCTGGCCCGGCTCTGGCTGTTAGCGCTGGCCCGGCTCTGGTTGTTACCGCTGGCCCGGCTTTGGCTGTTAGCGCTGGCCCGGCTTTGGCTGTTACCGCTGGCCTGGCTCTGGTTGTTAGCACTGGCCCGGCTCTGGCTGTTAGCACTGGCCCGGCTCTGGCGGTTACCGCTGGCCCGGCTCTGGCTGTTAGCGCTGGCCTGGCTCTGGCTGTTAGCCCTGGCCCGGCTCTGGCTGGTAGTGTGCACTGGCCCGGCTCTGGCTGTTAGCGCTGGCCCGGCTCTGGCGGTTAGCGCTGGCACTGCAGGAGGGCGCAGGCTGGCCTCTACCTATTCGTGAGCGAGATGGGAGCGTGTTTGCTGTTCACTCAGCACAGCTATTGCAATTCACAGCCGCTGAGGAGCTGCCCGTAGGCAGGTGTCTAAAGGGTGGCTGAATTCTTTGGAACAGCTGGGCCGTGGGTGGGTCTGGAGCACCTGGAAATCTAGTTCCTGACGTGGGTCTGATTGTATTTTGCCATTGCCAGCAAAGCCCACAAGCTACGGCAAGTTTCACTATGTTCGGAACCGGCTCCTCCGCGGGGCTCAGCCGCCGTCGGGGGCGGGGTTCGCTCAGTGGGGAAAGGCTGAACCCTGAGTGGTTTCAGATCCCCGGATGTTGGCATGAGAATCCCAATCCGGGGACGGCTCCTCAGCTGGAACGTGTGAGGCAGCTTGGACGGTTTGGATCAAAGAGATTGGCACTCTTTGGAAACGCTTCTGGAGGGCAGCTTTTCCAAACCCTGTGGGGCCGGGTGGAGTAAACCCAGGCCTGGGGGGCACGTTCTGTTCCCACCTCAGCCGCTTGTGTGGCCTTAGTTCGGCTGTGTGTGGCTAGAGCACTGTGCAGACGCCGGGCCGGGCACCAGGAGGCTCTGGCTGTTTTCCACATGCTGGGCCGGCGGCCGGTTTGCACGGCCCGGGCCGGCTGACTGTAATGGGGGGGCGAGCGGAGAGGAAGGCAGGTCCATAGCCGGGTTGAAGGCCCTGCTCCGGCGCAGGCTGGGACCTGGGGCCCACGTTCTTAAAGGTAGATAGGGGCTGGGCTGCTCAGCATCGCAGTGACCAGCTGacgtcagagcctgggctctgggacgtTCAATGAGACGTGGGCGTTGAGATGTTGAGGGGAGCAACACTTCAGTGCCACTAAACCTCTggctctctgggcctcagttcccagctgtacaatggggagccgagccctgccctgccctgccgccCCGCTGTGCTGTGCGGGGCGCGAACAAACCAGGGTGCTGGGGCCAGGCAAGAACCCAAGCTAGTGAATCCAGCCTGCTACCCAGCTGCGAAGCCCGACTGGCTCATGCACACGTACTAGGGATTCAAGGAGAGGTAGGCACCTAACCCCCTTAGGCTCCCCAGCCCAAGCGCTTCTCCTCACCCACTGTTTGTCAGTGGGGAAGTGACTCATCCAAGCTCCTGCTCCCAGGCAGAACGCCCGGCTTCTGGCTCCCCGGCCAACGCCTAATCCATTAGGCCACGGGGTCGCCCCCTTCGAGCAGACACTGGAGCCGCGTGGGGTGATGGGAGGGGCTGGCACATGCTCCCTTATCCCTGCAGAGGTCTCTATTGATCTGGGCTGAGGCACAGCCTCACCCAGGCGCTAGGAAAGGGACAGTAGGGAAGGGCCCTGCCCCGGCCAGCCGGCCGAGAGGCTGCAGGCGGGGTTGTCAGAGGAGCTGCAGGTCAGTGGGAGGTGAACCGCACAGCCCAGCCTGGGTAAGCCCCTCGAATCCCATCAGCTGGGTCGCCCGTGTGGAGGGatactgctgaacagctgtttgccTTCGCTCTAGCTCAGATGTGCAGTCCcggctcccagtgacttcagggaGGGCACTTGGGCACGGTCAGCCAAGTGTGCAGACAGCGCACtgggcagggcttaaattctcccTGAGTATTTCCCGGAGGCCAGGGTCTCAGAGCTTCTGTCCCACGGGAGGCCCCGGGGCTCAGAGCTTCTGTCCcgtgggtttgaaaatatttcctggaGCTTTGCTCcagacagctctggctgaatttgaGCCTTGGCGCTAGGCCTGCCTGGCTGCTTCGCTCTCCCCTAACCCTttccacctgaggatctcaaagcccttttcaccaactccccctccctctgtctcccCAGTGTAACTTACACCTGTGATgtgggtattatccccattttacagatggggaaactgaggggcaGAGTAGGGCAGTGACTCCCCTTGGTTATACCGTGTCACAGCTGAGAACAGGACCCTgacatcctgactcccagtcctgctgcCTTGCTCCAACCACAAGAGCTCCCTTCCCAGAGCCGGAGCTAGAAGCCCCGATCCCCACATCCCTTAGCGCTAACCT is drawn from Trachemys scripta elegans isolate TJP31775 chromosome 22, CAS_Tse_1.0, whole genome shotgun sequence and contains these coding sequences:
- the LOC117869093 gene encoding coiled-coil domain-containing protein 8-like, translated to MAQPGEARGRRGTWPALTAPVEASLRPPAVPALTARAGPALTARAGPVHTTSQSRARANSQSQASANSQSRASGNRQSRASANSQSRASANNQSQASGNSQSRASANSQSRASGNNQSRASANSQSRASANRQSRASANSQSRASANSQSRASGNSQSRASANSQSRASANSQSRASGNSQSRASANSQSRASANSQSRASGNNQSRASANSQSQASANRQSQASANSHNRASANRQSRASANSQSRARANSQSRASANNQSRARANSQSRASANRQSRASANSQSRARANSQSRASANSQSRASANNQSRARANSQSRASANSQSRASANNQSQASGNSQSRASANSQSRASANSQSRASGNNQSRASANSQSQASANRQSRASANSQSRASVNSQSRASANNQSRGQR